The DNA sequence GCACGGGGGGGGCCGTCCTCCTCGTCGTCGCTGTTGACCACTTGCGCCTGGCTCAGCTCCTCCCTCAGCTTGAGACAGTGTTTGCACATCAACCTCTCAGTCAGCAGGGTGTAATGGAAGTTCATGCTGCAAACTTGCCTGGCAAAGCTCCCAAACCCTTTCTTCTCCAGGTAGTACTCTGGTGGTGCGCGGCAGTTGGTGTTGGGGCAGCGAATCAATGCCTTCATCACACCGACCGGACGCCAGAAGAAGGCAGGGGTGGTAAAAAAGGACAACATGTGGGGCACAGCTCCCTTGACGGCCATAGGAGGTGGGGGCGGGTGGAACTCCATCTTCTCCTTAAAGATCTTCCTCTCTGCGATCTCTCCCCTGACATTTTTGTACTTGGATGCCCTCTCGAACAGCCCGTAGGTCTCATTGGTCTTCAACCACTTGATGTTCGCGGGGGCTATACCAAGGGCTTTGGTGGATTCAGGCGGCTGCTCCCAGAACTTCTGCCAGCCCTCCAGCACGACGCCACCGGGTTCCGAGGTCTCTCGGAGGGACGAGGGTCCGGGCCTGTCGTCCTGGCACACAGAGCTGGCGAGGTCTCCCCAGGTGGTCAGCTGCGTGCTGACCGACGCCTCAGACTCGTCCAGGACAGTCTCTGAAGAGTAGAACACCACAAAAATGTATCAACTGCATTGCAACATACTGATGACTTTTATGTGGCACAAACACAAATCCTAGCAGCCCCACAGCATACTACAAAGTcatttcatgttaattttagcaTAATTCTACTATACCTGCAGCAGCCAACAACTCGGCATCGCTGGTGTAGTTGGGGTCCTGCTGAGAGAGGTCAGGGACAGTCAGAGGAGCCCGGTCTTTCTTCAATTGCGCTGTCTgcagaaaacaaaacacaaccgtagaataatttcataaaataatacttttattaaTACTGGTTACTGTTTTACATCAATTACTTAGGTCTAAAAGGTAACTAAGTTTATCTTACCTTCAACCTCCTGTCAAGGTGCCATGTGACAGGAGGAAACTCTCTGGCATACTCGAGCAGTCGTTCCTTCTGCCACTTCAGCAGCTCGTTCTGCTCTCCCTGCTGGCAGTACTGGAACAGCAACCACACCAGCCAGCCAACATCGTTTTCTAGAAGCCACCTAAAGGTCTGACCGGCATACTTCCCAAACACAATGACCAGCTGACCTTTCCACAGCTCACCCCCGGACCTCTTGGCAGCCGCCTCTGCTGTCTTGCGATCCAGCCATGTAGGGTCAACAACGGTGCTGGGGGCCTCTGCCACAGACTTTGCTGCCTCTGTACACTGCAGCCTGGCCTCTCCTTGCCGGTACAAAACGATGTTGGGGTACTTGTGTTGCTGTTGATGGCTGACCAGCAATGATTTGGTGGTAAAGCTCTTCTTGCAGACATCACACTCAAAGGTCTCCCTGACGACGGCATGGATCTTCAGATGCCTCGTCAGGTTGGACTTTTCAGTGAAAGTCTTGTCGCACACACTGCACCGATGTCTAGGCTTCTCCATGTTTCATCTGGTacagtaaaacataaataaataagtagaACTAAAAGCAGAAGAGggcttaaatacatttttagagaGGCTGCTGCACTCATAAAAGTAGTAACGAAAAACAGCCCATTCATTCATCACTTTGTTTTTAACATGACATGTGTACACTTCTAAAGCATTTTACACATCGAATTTCAACTTTACATTGTTGTAACACCATtctatgcactgcaaaaaaaatgaatatctgtcttagtatttttgtcttgttttctaataTAAATATCAGAAAATTCTTAAACTGAGATACATTTACTTGATAAGCAAGTGGCTTAAgatattaagtcttgtttattgaaataaatgctgaaaatcaagaggtttttttacttaaaacaagtaaaattaTCTGCCAGTGCAGTAGGAAACATAAGCTTAATTCCAGTTTCAACTTAATTCAATAAACCTTATTTATgttagaaaacaagacaaaatgcaaagtaaaacattcattttttgcagtatggTCTTAAGAAGTGAACTACAGTGTCTGATCACGTTTTTGAAGTATTTCCTGAGATCGTCAGGTCATTACAGCGCCGATTGATAGCTCTTTAGTTCATTTTCAATGAATTCggttaataaataatatatattatataatataagcATATTTAAGCTTTACATTTCGATTAAATACAGTAGCAGTACATTCATCGCAGTAGCAGTCGCATTTTAAGCGCATTTCAGAAAGATCAAACCTAGCAATTTGAATGTAAACATTAACGTTAGGTGTTACACTAGTCAATTAGTGTACAGAAAAGTAATGTTAATATGGCGCTAACGAGATTTTATCACGTAAAACTTTGAAAAACAGTCAACTTATCCGAAATATATCGAGTTTCATTTATTACTTAGCACATAATTAAACCAAACTTACCTGCgagtaaaaaacacattcaatcGTTCCTCAATGACACCGACTCCAATTGTGAATATTTGTCAGTCATTAATAAATTAGATGACGTTTCCGATCCTCGCTCAATGATTGGTCCGTTGAGCGCCGAGCTCTGCTCAGCATTGCTCAACCATTGGCTGATCGCTGCTCAGCTCTGCTCAGCTCTGCTCAACCATTGGCTGATCGCTGCTCAGCTCTGCTCAACCATTGGACGGCTGCCGATCGCTTAGGTACTTGGAGGGGAACTTGcttgggaataccaggtgctgtaagcatttaattctttatttaattaattatttaattatttattcatataatttttttccagaaatgcatcctttctgtaagcgttcgccgatggcatggcgttgccacattagtcttgaagtggctctcgaatcgagtcagcgctcgcttacggccacaccaccctgagcacgcccgctctcgtctgatctcggaagccaagcaggatcgggcctggttagtacttggatgggagactgcctgggaataccaggtgctgtaagcatttaattctttatttaattaattatttaattatttattcatataatttttttccagaaatgcatcctttctgtaagcgttcgccgatggcatggcgttgccacattagtcttgaagtggctctcgaatcgagtctgcgctcgcttacggccacaccaccctgaaaacgcccgctctcgtctgatctcggaagccaagcagggtcgtgcctggttagtacttggatgggagactgcctgggaataccaggtgctgtaagcatttaattctttatttaattaattatttaattatttattcatataatttttttccagaaatgcatcctttctgtaagcgttcgccgatggcatggcgttgccacattagtcttgaagtggctctcgaatcgagtcagtgctcacttacggccacaccaccctgagcacgcccgctctcgtctgatctcggaagccaagcagggtcgggcctgattagtacttggatgggagaccgcctgggaataccaggtgctgtaagcatttaattctttatttaattaattatttaattatttattcatataatttttttccagaaatgcatcctttctgtaagcgttcgccgatggcatggcgttgccacattagtcttgaagtggctctcgaatcgagtcagcgctcgcttacggccacaccaccctgagcacgcccgctcttgtctgatctcggaagccaagcagggtcgggcctggttagtacttggatgggagactgcctgggaataccaggtgctgtaagcctttaattctttatttaattaattatttaattatgtattcatccagaaatgcatcctttctgtaagcgttcgccgatggcatggcgttgccacattagtcttgaagtggctctcgaatcgagtcagcgctcgcttacggccacaccaccctgagcacgcccgctctcgtctgatctcggaagccaagcagggtcgggcctggttagtacttggatgggagaccgcctgggaataccaggtgctgtaagcatttattctttatttaattaattatttaattatttattcatataatttttttccagaaatgcatcctttctgtaagcgttcgccgatggcatggcgttgccacattagtcttgaagtcgctctcgaattgagtcagcgctcgcttacggccacaccaccctgagcacgcccgctctcgtctgatctcggaagccaagcagggtcgggcctggttagtacttggatgggagaccgcttgggaataccaggtgctgtaagcatttaattaattatttattcatataatattttccagaaatgcatcctttctgtaagcgttcaccgatggcatggtgttgccacattagtcttgaagtggctctcg is a window from the Misgurnus anguillicaudatus chromosome 21, ASM2758022v2, whole genome shotgun sequence genome containing:
- the LOC141352808 gene encoding uncharacterized protein codes for the protein MEKPRHRCSVCDKTFTEKSNLTRHLKIHAVVRETFECDVCKKSFTTKSLLVSHQQQHKYPNIVLYRQGEARLQCTEAAKSVAEAPSTVVDPTWLDRKTAEAAAKRSGGELWKGQLVIVFGKYAGQTFRWLLENDVGWLVWLLFQYCQQGEQNELLKWQKERLLEYAREFPPVTWHLDRRLKTAQLKKDRAPLTVPDLSQQDPNYTSDAELLAAAETVLDESEASVSTQLTTWGDLASSVCQDDRPGPSSLRETSEPGGVVLEGWQKFWEQPPESTKALGIAPANIKWLKTNETYGLFERASKYKNVRGEIAERKIFKEKMEFHPPPPPMAVKGAVPHMLSFFTTPAFFWRPVGVMKALIRCPNTNCRAPPEYYLEKKGFGSFARQVCSMNFHYTLLTERLMCKHCLKLREELSQAQVVNSDDEEDGPPRAQQQYTWLAYSPKILMNLAPAIRSMFPAIICGKRAVDRSVVTLMSDRLNAVSMSKVQRLLKQGHDEWYVERRDLYQTLLYDVHMSAAGASSSQRGILSFARAAGTYTPPIALSPLPSARVLRRAHLILEMEKMPMYRDQILSTTGEILCIDGTRKILKKIYGDGQGTMQYVTSVLNEWESILAEFRGPAGLDIDGIHLFKSPEAVDAHWTVASKHLSCMQVG